From a region of the Paenibacillus sp. FSL R10-2734 genome:
- a CDS encoding amidohydrolase family protein, producing the protein MRIDAHQHYWQLSRNDYGWLTPEVPTLYRDFMPADLTESLIRHGIAKTIVVQAAATVEETEFLLGLCQTYDSIAGVVGWLDFDQDNFVETFELLRKNPYFIGVRLMLQSIDAAEYLQRPLVIHHLKWLETLRFPVDLLIHAAQFPAVLKLLEFVPNLHAVIDHIGKPQISQQEISPWQEWVTEVAQYPQMYCKLSGMVTEANMSDWVESDFNFYIKHVTHAFGLNRVMFGSDWPVCLLAASYDQAVGILLNNLPEALTEQEIDDIFGNNAIRFYQLETHFMNTGV; encoded by the coding sequence ATGAGAATTGATGCACATCAGCATTATTGGCAATTAAGTCGAAACGATTACGGATGGCTTACACCAGAGGTTCCAACACTATATCGAGATTTTATGCCTGCTGACCTGACAGAATCATTAATACGACATGGAATCGCGAAAACAATTGTAGTTCAAGCAGCGGCGACTGTTGAAGAAACGGAATTTCTTCTAGGTCTATGCCAGACGTATGATTCAATAGCTGGTGTAGTAGGGTGGTTAGATTTTGATCAGGATAATTTCGTGGAAACCTTTGAACTTTTGCGTAAAAATCCATATTTTATAGGCGTTCGTTTAATGCTACAGAGCATTGATGCGGCGGAATATTTGCAACGTCCTCTAGTTATTCATCATTTAAAATGGTTAGAGACTCTGAGATTTCCTGTCGATTTATTGATTCATGCTGCACAATTCCCTGCCGTATTGAAATTGCTCGAGTTTGTGCCAAATTTACATGCGGTCATTGACCATATAGGTAAGCCACAAATTTCTCAGCAAGAAATTTCCCCTTGGCAAGAGTGGGTTACGGAGGTCGCTCAATATCCGCAGATGTATTGCAAACTATCTGGCATGGTTACCGAAGCAAATATGTCCGACTGGGTAGAATCTGATTTTAACTTTTATATCAAACATGTTACACATGCATTTGGTTTGAATCGTGTCATGTTTGGCAGCGACTGGCCAGTTTGTCTACTTGCAGCAAGCTATGATCAAGCAGTAGGTATTTTGTTAAACAATTTACCTGAAGCGCTTACAGAGCAAGAAATAGACGATATTTTTGGCAATAACGCGATTCGTTTTTATCAATTGGAGACACATTTTATGAATACTGGAGTGTAG
- a CDS encoding SDR family oxidoreductase: MRLANKVILITGSGSGIGRSTALLFAREGATVIVNDLDEAKGIATLKDIHADGGIGHFIHADVTDVKSVQQMVEQIIEKYGHIDVLFNNAGISGVGALHEVEPDAWDRVIQVNIRGVYLPSKFVLPHMMKRKSGNIINMSSCVAEIGLARRASYSATKGAILALTKSMQVDYAAYNIRVNALLPGTILTPFVENYLKTSYDNPETAIAALKKRQLSEELGLPEDVALAALFLASDESKFMMGSPLYIDGGATFGKNA; this comes from the coding sequence ATGAGATTAGCCAATAAAGTCATCTTAATTACGGGCTCGGGTTCAGGGATCGGTAGAAGCACGGCATTGCTGTTTGCTCGTGAAGGTGCAACTGTAATTGTGAACGATCTGGATGAAGCAAAAGGTATAGCGACTTTGAAGGATATTCATGCAGATGGAGGAATAGGCCATTTCATCCATGCAGATGTGACCGATGTTAAGTCTGTACAACAGATGGTAGAGCAAATTATCGAAAAATATGGTCATATTGATGTGCTTTTTAATAATGCGGGAATTAGCGGGGTAGGCGCTTTGCATGAAGTTGAACCGGATGCATGGGATCGGGTTATTCAGGTCAACATTCGGGGTGTATATTTACCTTCTAAATTTGTGCTTCCGCATATGATGAAACGCAAATCTGGCAACATCATTAATATGTCCTCTTGCGTCGCAGAAATCGGGTTAGCGAGAAGAGCTTCTTATTCAGCTACCAAAGGAGCGATATTGGCCCTGACGAAATCCATGCAAGTAGATTACGCAGCCTACAATATTCGAGTAAATGCTCTTTTACCTGGTACAATCCTAACACCATTTGTTGAAAATTACTTAAAAACCTCCTACGATAATCCGGAAACTGCAATTGCGGCACTTAAGAAACGTCAGCTGAGTGAAGAGTTAGGCTTACCTGAGGATGTTGCACTAGCCGCATTATTCCTTGCTTCTGATGAATCGAAATTTATGATGGGTTCTCCTCTCTATATTGATGGAGGCGCTACTTTCGGGAAAAATGCCTAA
- a CDS encoding L-rhamnose mutarotase yields MTRYGSVIHIKDEKLEEYKALHASVWPEVLDRLRKCNIRNYSIFYRDGYLFSYFEYTGDDYTADMAIMAADPRTQEWWSLTDPCQYPVKSALEGEWWASMEEVFHMD; encoded by the coding sequence ATGACTCGATATGGAAGTGTTATTCATATCAAGGATGAGAAGCTAGAAGAATACAAAGCGTTACATGCATCTGTATGGCCCGAAGTGTTGGATAGATTAAGGAAGTGCAACATTAGGAACTATTCCATTTTTTATAGAGACGGCTATTTGTTCAGTTATTTTGAATATACAGGGGATGACTATACGGCTGATATGGCCATCATGGCTGCAGATCCTCGTACACAAGAATGGTGGAGCTTAACAGATCCTTGTCAGTATCCAGTGAAGTCTGCATTAGAGGGTGAATGGTGGGCGAGTATGGAAGAGGTTTTCCATATGGATTGA
- a CDS encoding mandelate racemase/muconate lactonizing enzyme family protein, whose product MKITKVESFVLHVPITPPITDAINVATHWGLAGVRIFTDEGFVGYGYTGTCAHGDDMIVDTIDRYYAPILIGKDPFMVKEIWDELRFGKMHWIGRAGVTHMALAAVDIALWDIMSKASNKPLWQYLGGHKSKQIKAYNTNGGWLNWSKERLIKDVSEIVEQGFTGVKIKVGKADSHEDYDRCKAVRKAIGDQTIFMIDVNQQWNINTAMTWGKKLEEFDLFWLEEPLNPDDIMGHKKLADALNVPIALGEHVYTKYAFRDYIHQGALEYCQVDVTRVGGITEWQQVAGLAASYDIPICPHVGDMGQIHQHLVASTPGAIMLEYIPWIRHIFVEPATVVNGHYILPQMPGASTEIIPTLFDQYRVR is encoded by the coding sequence ATGAAAATTACAAAAGTAGAAAGTTTCGTCTTACACGTACCTATTACACCACCAATTACGGATGCTATTAATGTTGCTACACATTGGGGACTTGCGGGCGTTCGGATTTTTACAGATGAGGGTTTTGTGGGGTATGGATATACAGGAACCTGTGCACATGGTGATGATATGATCGTTGATACGATTGATCGTTATTACGCTCCTATATTAATTGGCAAAGATCCGTTTATGGTTAAAGAGATTTGGGATGAGCTGCGTTTTGGAAAAATGCATTGGATTGGTAGAGCGGGAGTTACTCATATGGCGTTGGCCGCAGTAGATATTGCACTTTGGGATATTATGTCGAAGGCTTCCAATAAACCGCTGTGGCAGTATCTTGGCGGACATAAATCGAAACAAATAAAAGCTTATAATACAAACGGCGGCTGGTTGAACTGGTCCAAAGAACGTTTGATCAAGGACGTTAGTGAAATTGTCGAGCAGGGCTTTACTGGAGTTAAAATTAAAGTGGGTAAAGCAGATTCTCATGAGGATTATGATCGTTGTAAAGCTGTTCGTAAGGCGATAGGAGATCAAACCATTTTCATGATCGATGTGAACCAACAGTGGAATATCAATACAGCGATGACATGGGGGAAGAAGTTAGAGGAGTTTGATCTGTTCTGGTTAGAGGAACCCTTAAATCCAGATGATATCATGGGGCATAAGAAGCTGGCTGATGCATTGAATGTACCTATTGCATTAGGTGAACATGTCTATACGAAATATGCTTTTCGGGATTACATCCATCAAGGGGCGCTTGAATATTGCCAAGTAGATGTAACGCGTGTTGGTGGGATTACAGAGTGGCAACAGGTAGCGGGGTTAGCTGCTTCATACGATATTCCGATTTGCCCGCATGTTGGAGATATGGGGCAAATTCATCAGCATTTGGTGGCATCAACACCAGGTGCGATCATGCTGGAATACATTCCTTGGATCCGTCATATTTTTGTGGAGCCGGCTACTGTAGTCAATGGGCACTACATTCTACCTCAAATGCCGGGTGCATCGACTGAGATTATACCAACGTTGTTTGATCAGTATCGCGTGAGATAA
- a CDS encoding SDR family oxidoreductase — protein MQLQGKVVIVTGGGSGIGEATAKLFASEGAKVIIADWNDAEAKRVVEEIQSVHCGDPNAYAVKTDVSSEIEVKQLVELVLNKFGKIDILFNNAAVVLPKYLEDISETEWTRTLDINLKSVYLMIKFCIPSIRENRGCIVNMASLSGLVGQKQNPVYSASKGAIIAMTKALALDYASDGVRINCICPAGVMTPLLEEWIGQQPNPATTVQDLIDMHPLGRCASTEEIARAVLYLASDLSGFVTGIALPVDGGAALGY, from the coding sequence ATGCAATTACAAGGGAAAGTCGTTATTGTCACAGGCGGTGGATCCGGGATTGGTGAAGCGACTGCCAAATTGTTTGCCAGCGAGGGTGCTAAAGTTATCATTGCGGACTGGAATGATGCTGAAGCAAAGCGAGTAGTCGAGGAAATCCAATCAGTTCATTGTGGAGATCCTAATGCTTATGCTGTGAAAACGGATGTTTCATCGGAGATAGAAGTTAAACAATTGGTAGAGCTAGTATTAAATAAGTTTGGAAAGATTGACATTCTATTCAATAATGCTGCTGTGGTATTGCCAAAATATTTGGAGGACATCTCTGAAACAGAATGGACGCGTACCTTGGATATCAATTTGAAGAGTGTCTATTTGATGATTAAATTCTGCATTCCTTCTATTAGAGAAAACCGTGGCTGCATTGTGAACATGGCTTCATTAAGCGGATTGGTAGGGCAAAAGCAAAATCCAGTGTACTCTGCTTCAAAAGGTGCAATTATAGCCATGACTAAAGCACTGGCATTAGATTATGCGAGCGATGGTGTTCGTATCAATTGCATATGTCCAGCAGGTGTAATGACACCTTTATTAGAAGAGTGGATCGGTCAACAGCCCAATCCAGCAACTACAGTACAAGATTTGATCGATATGCATCCATTGGGAAGATGTGCCTCAACGGAAGAGATTGCAAGAGCAGTGTTGTATTTAGCGAGTGATTTATCTGGATTTGTTACGGGAATAGCACTCCCTGTTGATGGTGGAGCAGCCTTAGGCTATTAA
- a CDS encoding fumarylacetoacetate hydrolase family protein, whose amino-acid sequence MKLLTFVNNGDYQLGVVTEKGILDVVSALKVLPTQNGGSVPTTVHQVIEGGEAGVARLDQFTVQALAMAGEDCSYLLDEAKLTLGPCVTHPNKIICVGLNYRKHAEETKAAIPEYPILFNKFNNTLTGHGDDIPLPKVTKKVDYEAELVIVIGKTAKYVTKENALSHVFGYCNVNDLSARDLQLRTQQWLLGKSCDKFSPLGPYLVSANEIGNPNDLDIKCTVNGEIRQHSNTSDMIFRCDEIVSYISQHMTLVPGDIILTGTPEGVVLGYPVDQQVYLKDGDIVTIEIEKLGKLTNRLVKED is encoded by the coding sequence ATGAAGTTATTGACATTCGTTAACAATGGCGATTACCAATTGGGGGTCGTAACTGAAAAAGGGATACTGGATGTTGTAAGCGCTTTAAAGGTTTTGCCTACACAGAATGGGGGTTCCGTACCGACAACGGTTCACCAAGTGATAGAGGGTGGTGAGGCAGGGGTTGCGAGGCTGGATCAATTCACAGTTCAAGCATTAGCTATGGCAGGAGAGGACTGTTCATACCTTTTAGATGAAGCGAAGTTGACGCTTGGTCCATGCGTGACTCACCCGAATAAAATCATCTGTGTCGGTCTTAACTATCGCAAGCATGCGGAAGAAACGAAAGCAGCGATCCCTGAGTATCCGATTTTGTTCAATAAGTTCAATAATACGTTGACAGGACATGGCGATGATATTCCTCTTCCCAAAGTGACGAAGAAAGTAGATTACGAAGCGGAACTTGTTATCGTTATTGGCAAAACAGCTAAGTACGTCACGAAAGAGAACGCACTCAGCCACGTATTTGGTTACTGCAACGTGAATGATTTGTCTGCACGGGACTTACAGTTAAGAACTCAACAATGGCTGTTAGGTAAGTCATGTGATAAATTCTCCCCACTTGGGCCTTATCTTGTTTCAGCGAATGAAATCGGAAACCCGAATGATTTGGATATTAAATGTACAGTCAACGGAGAGATCCGTCAGCATTCTAATACGTCAGACATGATTTTCCGTTGTGACGAAATCGTAAGCTATATTTCGCAACATATGACACTTGTGCCTGGAGACATCATTCTGACTGGAACACCTGAAGGTGTCGTCCTCGGTTATCCGGTAGATCAGCAGGTTTACCTGAAGGATGGAGACATCGTCACAATTGAGATTGAGAAGCTGGGTAAGCTGACGAATCGGCTCGTTAAGGAAGACTGA